In Tenebrio molitor chromosome 8, icTenMoli1.1, whole genome shotgun sequence, a genomic segment contains:
- the LOC138136705 gene encoding DNA (cytosine-5)-methyltransferase 1-like — protein MKRRYSITTTESNNNNVLDSQVQNSAIPPTENLQVTNYFKCNYCKQTLEEIVFYNGHPNNSCEEFIALTSERLIIFTGEEQDLHERDSRPIHKLTGYSVYDEQGHLCPFDNDLVEQNVVLRLSGFMKPVYAEDPSIDDGIPTHDIGPINAWYITGFDGGEKAYVGILTTYAEYILMDPSPEYLAFVKLFFKKVPLLKVIIEFLLDHGWENPTYEDLLDHLQNTNSEFTEDFVLQNSHFVCKQVYSFEKAAPDEEPLMGVSCMKTLINLSGVTLDRVKRNQSQKRISSKLTDRKATTTQLVRSVFENFFPHQIENKDEKLLKKRRCGICDACQSPDCGKCVDCRSMLKFGGAGKNKQACKFRRCPNMELQESDDSDNDDDNETSNQSGTDNMKKLFSFKQTMKQVEWPNLPVAVEAEKRYFDVAVVGGITVAPGDFVMLNPDAPNKPLIIGKIISLFSKHSQPTFHVQMYCRGTNTILGETADPQELFVVDVCEDCPLGSIVSRADVTFKKVPKDWSILGGIQTLHKSDNQFTFFFNKRYENETARFTHYVEEDTKSGVCPCCKKRSEIKKFETKIFEENSVQWRGELYEIGSSVFLKPCTYKFHSTRMKRNEADNRPVSVDDEVYPEYYRKIFDVKNPAEEITQPFCVGQIEDVYTIQKSEEIKIKVRIFYRPENTKNSVFLAHEKDLNLVYWTEEVITTSFNNVVGKCYLSFFDTYELSEWSEKGPHRFYFVEGYDPKTYDYFDVPRHASRVAKGKGKGKIKSNEEFRATEEPTPPEWETLGRPLKCMDVFAGCGGLSLGLHQSGVAETKWAIENMTKPAEAFKVNNRNCRVFTEDCNKILKEIISETGGIKELPGKGEVEILVGGPPCQGFSNMNRFSARQYSLLKNSLIATFLSFCDYYRPKYFVLENVRNFASFKRSMVLKLTLRCLLALDYQVAFGILQAAHYGLPQTRRRFILIAAAPGCALPNFPEPQSVFEKRDYHLSLTVDGIKYHKSSVRTESAPYRAACVRDAISDLPTIINGSNKEKMPYDGEAISHFQRKMRRSNNEILFDHVCKEMAPIVEARISYIPGVPGSDWRDLPNICVRLRDDTVTNKLQYQYYSRKQKKFDKPRAICACITGKSCNPSDRQVNTLIPWCLPHTADRHNNWGGLYGRLGWDEVFKTTITNPEPMGKQGKVIHPEQHRVVSVRECARSQGFPDHFRFVGNVMDKHRQIGNAVPPPLGKAIGLEIRTAMASMKTTNPNC, from the exons ATGAAAAGAAGATATAG CATTACCACTACCGAAAGTAATAACAACAACGTCCTAGACAGTCAAGTGCAAAATTCTGCAATACCACCAACTGAAAATTTACAAGTCACTAATTATTTCAAATGCAATTATTGCAAACAAACTCTGgaagaaattgttttttacaaCGGACACCCTAATAATTCGTGCGAAGAATTTATTGCCTTGACAAGCGAAAGATTAATAATATTTACGGGAGAAGAACAAGATCTTCATGAACGAGATTCTAGACCTATCCATAAATTGACAGGCTACAGTGTGTATGACGAACAAGGACATTTATGTCCTTTTGACAACGATTTGGTAGAACAGAATGTAGTTCTACGATTGTCTGGATTTATGAAGCCAGTTTACGCAGAGGACCCTTCCATCGATGATGGAATACCGACCCACGACATAGGTCCCATAAACGCTTGGTACATCACAGGTTTTGATGGTGGTGAGAAAGCTTACGTAGGAATTTTGACCACCTACGCAGAATATATACTGATGGATCCTTCACCAGAGTATTTAGCATTTGTCAAGTTATTCTTTAAAAAAGTACCACTTCTCAAGGTTATTATTGAGTTTTTGCTGGATCATGGGTGGGAAAACCCGACATACGAAGATTTACTGGATCATTTACAAAACACCAACAGTGAATTTACTGAAGACTTTGTCTTACAAAACTCccattttgtttgtaaacaG GTTTACAGTTTTGAAAAGGCGGCACCAGATGAGGAACCCTTGATGGGAGTTTCTTGCATGAAGACTCTAATCAATTTGTCGGGGGTGACACTAGACAGAGTCAAAAGAAATCAATCTCAAAAGAGG ATTTCCAGCAAACTGACGGATCGAAAAGCCACCACAACTCAACTGGTCCGGTCTGTCTTCGAAAACTTCTTCCCTCACCAGATCGAGAACAAAGACGAAAAGTTACTGAAGAAGAGACGTTGCGGAATATGCGACGCATGCCAGTCTCCGGATTGCGGCAAATGTGTCGACTGCAGGAGCATGCTGAAGTTTGGCGGTGCAGGAAAGAACAAACAAGCTTGTAAATTTCGAAG GTGTCCCAACATGGAGCTCCAAGAGAGTGACGATTCGGACAACGACGACGACAACGAAACTTCCAATCAAAGCGGTACAGACAACATGAAGAAGCTGTTTTCGTTTAAGCAAACAATGAAACAAGTGGAATGGCCCAATCTACCTGTCGCAGTTGAGGCAGAGAAAAGATATTTTGACGTTGCCGTTGTCG GTGGAATAACTGTCGCACCAGGCGACTTTGTAATGTTAAATCCAGATGCACCAAACAAGCCGCTCATCATTGGTAAAATCATTTCGTTATTTAGTAAACACAGTCAACCCACATTCCACGTCCAAATGTATTGTCGTGGAACTAACACTATTCTGGGAGAAACCGCAGATCCGCAAGAGCTCTTTGTGGTCGACGTCTGCGAAGATTGTCCTCTTGGAAGCATCGTGAGTAGAGCCGAC gtgacatttaaaaaagttcCCAAAGACTGGTCCATATTGGGGGGGATCCAGACTCTGCACAAGTCAGACAATCAGTTtactttcttttttaataaaagataCGAAAACGAAACGGCTAGGTTTACTCATTATGTCGAGGAAGACACGAAAAGTGGGGTATGTCCGTGTTGCAA GAAGCGCAGCGAAATAAAGAAATTTGAAACGAAGATTTTCGAAGAAAATTCTGTTCAGTGGCGAGGAGAGCTGTACGAGATTGGTTCTTCAGTCTTCCTCAAACCTTGCACCTACAAATTTCATTCAACTCGTATGAAAAGAAACGAAGCCGAC AATCGACCAGTCAGTGTGGACGATGAGGTATATCCAGAGTACTACAGGAAAATCTTTGATGTTAAAAACCCAGCCGAAGAGATAACACAACCTTTCTGTGTTGGTCAAATCGAAGACGTCTACACGATTCAGAAATCTGAAGAGATTAAAATCAAAGTGAGAATATTTTATCGACccgaaaatacaaaaaatagcGTGTTTTTAGCACACGAGAAGGATTTGAACTTGGTATATTGGACAGAAGAGG tGATAACAACCTCATTTAACAACGTGGTTGGCAAAtgttatttatcattttttgacacatATGAGTTATCAGAATGGTCGGAAAAGGGTCCACATCGATTTTATTTCGTAGAGGGGTACGACCCAAAAACTTACGACTACTTCGACGTCCCTAGACATGCTTCGCGAGTTGCCAAAGGAAAAG GCAAGGGAAAAATCAAATCCAACGAAGAGTTTCGCGCAACGGAGGAACCAACTCCCCCTGAATGGGAAACACTCGGTCGCCCTCTAAAATGCATGGACGTCTTCGCCGGATGTGGAGGACTCTCTCTTGGTCTTCACCAGTCTGGTGTCGCCGAAACCAAGTGGGCT ATAGAAAACATGACCAAACCTGCTGAAGCTTTCAAGGTCAACAACCGCAACTGTAGGGTATTCACCGAAGACTGCAACAAGATTCTGAAAGAAATCATTTCCGAAACTGGCGGTATTAAAGAACTGCCGGGAAAGGGAGAGGTTGAGATTCTTGTAGGTGGTCCTCCGTGTCAAGGTTTTTCTAATATGAACAGATTCAGCGCCAGACAATACTCGCTTCTTAAAAATTCTCTTATCGCCACGTTTCTAAGTTTCTGTGACTACTACAG accaaaatattttgtcttgGAAAACGTGAGAAATTTCGCTTCTTTTAAACGTTCGATGGTGTTGAAACTGACGTTGCGGTGCTTGCTGGCTCTGGATTACCAAGTCGCTTTCGGTATACTGCAAGCTGCGCACTACGGTCTACCACAGACACGACGACGCTTTATTCTGATCGCTGCAGCTCCAGGATGTGCTTTACCAAATTTTCCAGAGCCCCAAAGCGTGTTCGAGAAGAGAGACTACCATTTGTCGCTGACAGTGGATGGAATAAAATACCACAAAA GTAGTGTGAGGACCGAGTCTGCCCCATATCGAGCAGCATGTGTAAGAGACGCCATCTCAGACCTGCCGACAATCATAAACGGAAGCAACAAAGAGAAGATGCCGTACGACGGCGAGGCAATTTCGCACTTCCAGCGAAAAATGCGTCGAAGCAACAACGAGATTTTATTCGACCATGTTTGCAAAGAAATGGCCCCGATCGTGGAAGCACGAATTTCGTATATACCGGGGGTTCCCGGCTCTGACTGGAGGGATTTACCCAATATCTGTGTCAGGTTGAGAGACGATACGGTGACCAACAAACTGCAGTATCAATACTA TTCGAGGAAGCAGAAGAAGTTTGACAAGCCTCGCGCCATCTGCGCTTGCATCACTGGCAAAAGCTGCAATCCTAGTGATCGCCAGGTGAACACTTTGATTCCGTGGTGTCTGCCGCACACTGCGGATCGGCATAACAATTGGGGTGGTCTTTACGGACGCTTGGGTTGGGACGAAGTCTTCAAAACGACAATCACTAATCCTGAACCGATGGGAAAGCAAGGAAAAG TGATTCATCCGGAGCAACACAGAGTTGTGAGCGTGAGGGAGTGTGCTAGGTCTCAGGGGTTCCCCGATCACTTCAGGTTTGTTGGCAACGTTATGGACAAACACAGGCAGATTGGAAATGCGGTGCCACCGCCGCTGGGGAAAGCGATTGGCTTGGAAATCAGAACCGCCATGGCTTCGATGAAAACAACGAATCCAAATTGTTAG